A genome region from Streptomyces sp. NBC_01296 includes the following:
- a CDS encoding SDR family NAD(P)-dependent oxidoreductase — protein sequence MDLHLTDKVAVVTGASKGIGLAVTRALAGEGARVVAAARTVSGPLTELAAGGRVRPVAVDLTSPDGPEQAVREAVAAFGGLDILVNNVGAVRPRLGGFLSLTDEDWAWALTINFLTAVRTTRAALPHLIERGAGSIVTVGSVNAFLPDPAVIDYSAAKAALANFSKALSKEVGPHGVRVNTISPGPVETALWLGEQGVAATVAGGTGSTPADIVAGAAAQSVTGRFTRPEEVADLVLLLASDRSGNTTGSDHTIDGGLITTL from the coding sequence GTGGACCTGCATCTCACGGACAAGGTGGCGGTCGTCACCGGAGCGAGCAAGGGCATCGGCCTGGCGGTCACCCGGGCGCTGGCCGGCGAGGGCGCCCGGGTGGTCGCGGCCGCCCGTACGGTGAGCGGCCCGTTGACGGAACTGGCGGCCGGCGGGCGGGTCCGGCCCGTCGCGGTCGACCTGACAAGCCCGGACGGACCGGAGCAGGCGGTTCGGGAGGCGGTCGCGGCGTTCGGCGGGCTCGACATCCTCGTCAACAACGTCGGCGCCGTGCGTCCGCGGCTGGGCGGCTTCCTGTCGCTGACCGACGAGGACTGGGCCTGGGCCCTGACCATCAACTTCCTCACGGCCGTCCGCACCACCCGGGCCGCTCTCCCGCACCTCATCGAGCGCGGCGCGGGGTCGATCGTCACCGTCGGCTCGGTCAACGCCTTCCTGCCCGACCCGGCGGTGATCGACTACTCCGCGGCGAAGGCTGCGCTCGCCAATTTCTCGAAGGCGCTGTCCAAGGAGGTCGGCCCGCACGGCGTACGCGTCAACACCATCAGCCCCGGCCCGGTCGAGACGGCCCTCTGGCTCGGGGAGCAGGGCGTCGCGGCCACCGTCGCGGGCGGTACGGGGAGCACACCGGCCGACATCGTCGCGGGCGCCGCCGCCCAGAGCGTCACGGGGCGCTTCACCCGCCCCGAGGAGGTCGCCGATCTCGTCCTGCTGCTGGCCTCGGACAGGTCCGGCAACACCACGGGCTCCGACCACACCATCGACGGCGGACTCATCACGACGCTGTGA
- a CDS encoding TolB-like translocation protein — translation MTRSRRLLVLAVAVLLLGGLAAALVLRAAARAEQTHEGDPTVAQGPVTLGRQDRLAFLNGAQGPHRGALVSVPGQSPQAERTASGLACRRFHAAGGTGVCLNSTPGALAQDNRALIVDSDLRTLRSFPLAGTPSRARVSPSGHFAAWTVFVSGESYGAAFFSTRTAIVDTRTGAMEPDLEKFSIQLDGRPYTSGDVNFWGVTFSKDDDTFYATLATAGQTYLVKGSVSRRSVTTLAQNVECPSLSPDETRVAYKKRVARGASLWREHVLDLGTLRETPLAEKRSVDDQAVWLDDRTLAYALPAEGRADTTDLWTVPADGTGAPRMLAPAASSPTRLG, via the coding sequence ATGACCCGCTCACGCCGGCTGCTCGTACTCGCCGTGGCCGTGCTGCTCCTCGGGGGCCTCGCCGCCGCGCTGGTGCTGCGCGCCGCCGCCCGGGCCGAGCAGACGCACGAGGGGGACCCGACGGTCGCCCAGGGCCCGGTCACGCTCGGGCGGCAGGACCGGCTGGCCTTCCTCAACGGCGCGCAGGGCCCGCACCGCGGGGCACTCGTCTCGGTCCCGGGGCAATCGCCCCAGGCGGAGCGCACCGCGTCGGGCCTCGCCTGCCGGCGCTTCCACGCGGCCGGCGGCACCGGCGTGTGCCTGAACTCCACTCCGGGCGCACTCGCCCAGGACAACCGGGCCCTGATCGTCGACTCCGACCTGCGCACGCTGCGCAGCTTCCCGCTCGCGGGCACCCCGTCCCGGGCCCGGGTCTCGCCGAGCGGCCACTTCGCCGCCTGGACGGTGTTCGTCTCCGGTGAGTCGTACGGCGCCGCGTTCTTCTCCACGCGCACCGCGATCGTGGACACCCGTACCGGGGCGATGGAACCGGACCTGGAGAAGTTCTCCATCCAACTGGACGGCCGGCCGTACACCTCGGGCGATGTGAACTTCTGGGGCGTCACCTTCTCCAAGGACGACGACACCTTCTACGCCACCCTCGCCACCGCCGGCCAGACGTACCTGGTGAAGGGCTCGGTCTCGCGGCGCAGCGTCACCACCCTCGCCCAGAACGTCGAGTGCCCTTCCCTGTCCCCGGACGAGACCCGGGTCGCGTACAAGAAGCGCGTCGCGCGCGGCGCGTCGCTGTGGCGCGAGCACGTACTGGACCTGGGGACGCTGCGCGAGACGCCGCTCGCGGAGAAGCGGAGCGTGGACGACCAGGCCGTGTGGCTCGACGACCGCACGCTGGCGTACGCCCTGCCCGCCGAGGGCCGGGCGGACACCACCGATCTGTGGACGGTCCCGGCGGACGGCACGGGCGCCCCGCGCATGCTGGCCCCGGCGGCCTCCTCCCCGACGCGCCTCGGCTGA
- a CDS encoding MFS transporter: MYLADRSAPAGAKTARQNAPDGGPVRAPAVASAVLALGTVSLITDVSSEMVTAVLPLYLVAGLGLSPLGFGALDGVYNGVSALVQLTGGHLADRVRNHKLIAGIGYGLSALCKPLLLLAHSLGPVGVVLALERTGKGLRTAPRDALISLSTPAELQGRAFGVHRAMDTTGALLGPLAAFFILNTAVGGYDAVFGVSACVAVLGVVVLMLFVPSGAGLGPPGPDVGTSPRPAAAQPDSPKPAAVNLREAVALLRLPRLRALALCATLLGLTTVSDAFLYLLLQDRTGIREQWFPLLPLGTAAVFLLLAVPAGALADRIGRRTVFLAGHALLLAGYGLLLWAPHQPALPYLVLVLHGLFYAATDGVLPAAVAATVPAKLRATGIALVGTGQALARFGCSLAFGAAWTLWGAGPALAGAAAGLCCCAAVAGFVLRPAAPDTAPEPARHPRGTR; this comes from the coding sequence ATGTACCTCGCGGACCGCTCCGCGCCCGCCGGCGCGAAGACCGCACGGCAGAACGCACCGGACGGCGGGCCCGTCCGCGCCCCCGCCGTCGCCTCGGCCGTCCTCGCGCTGGGCACGGTCAGCCTGATCACCGACGTCTCCTCCGAGATGGTCACCGCAGTGCTGCCCCTGTACCTGGTCGCCGGACTGGGGCTGAGCCCGCTCGGCTTCGGCGCGCTCGACGGCGTCTACAACGGAGTGAGCGCGCTGGTGCAGCTGACCGGCGGCCACCTCGCCGACCGGGTCCGCAACCACAAGCTGATCGCCGGCATCGGCTACGGCCTGTCCGCCCTGTGCAAACCACTGCTGCTGCTCGCCCACAGCCTCGGCCCGGTGGGGGTGGTGCTCGCCCTGGAACGCACCGGCAAGGGTCTGCGCACCGCACCGCGCGACGCACTGATCTCCCTTTCCACACCGGCCGAGTTACAGGGCCGCGCGTTCGGCGTCCACCGCGCCATGGACACCACCGGGGCCCTGCTCGGCCCGCTCGCCGCCTTCTTCATCCTGAACACGGCGGTCGGCGGGTACGACGCCGTGTTCGGCGTCAGCGCGTGCGTCGCCGTGCTCGGCGTGGTGGTGCTCATGCTGTTCGTCCCGTCGGGCGCGGGCCTCGGCCCGCCCGGGCCGGACGTCGGCACCTCCCCGAGGCCCGCGGCCGCGCAGCCGGACTCCCCGAAGCCCGCCGCGGTGAACCTGCGGGAGGCGGTGGCCCTGCTGCGGCTGCCGCGGCTGCGCGCCCTGGCGCTCTGCGCCACCCTGCTGGGCCTGACCACCGTCAGCGACGCCTTCCTCTACCTGCTGCTCCAGGACCGCACCGGCATCCGCGAGCAGTGGTTCCCGCTGCTCCCCCTGGGTACCGCCGCGGTGTTCCTGCTGCTGGCCGTGCCGGCCGGCGCCCTCGCCGACCGGATCGGGCGTCGCACCGTGTTCCTCGCGGGGCACGCCCTCCTCCTGGCCGGATACGGGCTGCTGCTGTGGGCCCCGCACCAGCCCGCGCTCCCCTACCTGGTCCTCGTACTGCACGGCCTGTTCTACGCCGCGACCGACGGGGTCCTCCCCGCCGCCGTCGCCGCGACCGTTCCCGCGAAACTGCGCGCCACCGGAATCGCCCTCGTCGGCACCGGCCAGGCGCTGGCCCGCTTCGGCTGCTCGCTCGCGTTCGGCGCCGCCTGGACCCTCTGGGGCGCAGGTCCGGCGCTCGCCGGCGCCGCGGCGGGGCTGTGCTGCTGCGCGGCCGTCGCGGGCTTCGTACTCCGCCCGGCGGCCCCCGACACCGCTCCCGAACCGGCCCGACACCCCCGAGGAACCCGATGA
- a CDS encoding glycosyltransferase yields MTSIVIPAHNEGRVIGRLLDALLADAPASGPDIVVVCNGCTDDTAAVAGARGPRVRVVEIPTPSKHTALRIGDEHARGFPRLYVDADVEFAAAGVRALAGALAASPDLLAAAPGRDIPLSGCAWPVRAYYRVWQRLPAVREGLFGRGVIAVSEPGHARIAALPPLMADDLAASLAFASQERCVVEAARVVVHPPRTWGDLIRRRVRAATSSAELERFQAAGASGSPEGAHAPSARTGTGDLRALLRDRPSLLPGVVVFVVAALVARRGARKAIRTGDFSTWLRDESSRQG; encoded by the coding sequence GTGACCAGCATCGTGATCCCGGCCCACAACGAGGGCCGGGTCATCGGCCGGCTCCTCGACGCGCTCCTGGCCGACGCCCCGGCCTCCGGGCCCGACATCGTCGTGGTGTGCAACGGCTGTACGGACGACACCGCCGCGGTGGCCGGTGCGCGGGGCCCTCGCGTACGGGTGGTGGAGATACCGACTCCTTCCAAGCACACGGCACTTCGGATCGGGGACGAGCACGCGCGGGGTTTCCCCCGCCTGTACGTGGACGCCGACGTCGAGTTCGCAGCGGCCGGCGTACGGGCGCTGGCCGGCGCCCTGGCCGCCAGTCCGGACCTCCTCGCCGCGGCGCCCGGCCGTGACATCCCCCTCTCCGGGTGCGCCTGGCCGGTCCGGGCGTACTACCGGGTCTGGCAGCGGCTGCCGGCCGTCCGCGAGGGGCTGTTCGGGCGCGGGGTCATCGCGGTGTCCGAGCCGGGGCACGCGCGGATCGCCGCGCTGCCCCCGCTGATGGCGGACGACCTCGCGGCGTCCCTCGCGTTCGCGTCGCAGGAGCGGTGCGTGGTCGAGGCGGCCCGGGTCGTGGTGCATCCGCCGCGCACCTGGGGTGACTTGATCAGGCGGCGCGTCAGGGCGGCGACCTCGTCCGCCGAGCTGGAGCGCTTCCAGGCGGCGGGGGCGTCCGGGAGCCCGGAGGGGGCGCATGCGCCGTCCGCGCGCACCGGTACGGGCGACCTGCGCGCCCTGCTCCGGGACCGGCCGAGCCTGCTCCCCGGGGTCGTGGTGTTCGTCGTGGCGGCCCTCGTCGCCCGCCGGGGGGCCCGCAAGGCCATCCGGACCGGGGACTTCTCCACCTGGCTGCGCGACGAGAGCAGCCGGCAGGGCTGA